One genomic segment of Linepithema humile isolate Giens D197 chromosome 5, Lhum_UNIL_v1.0, whole genome shotgun sequence includes these proteins:
- the LOC105674122 gene encoding integrin beta-PS-like, protein MTWWTTIIFLFLTTRFFVFVSSEYWNLENLCKSQDTCSKCLQTPQCVWCSMTIFGQNVNNLDRCVSKETYQKKGDLWCLPSNVVDKNSTMEITEDRMLSSKKGKVSVQIQPQRIRLRLRRGEKYRVTVKYSQAEDYPVDLYYLMDLSYSMEPYRDKLSKLGLQLAKAMQNLTSNFRIGFGSFVDKVILPMTSTQPDKLKSPCNLRNKNVPCAPPYNYKNQMPLTENITLFKDQVQAAPVSGNLDTPEGGFDALMQVMVCTKEIGWRQKARHLIVFSTDATYHIAGDGKLAGIIEPNDCMCHLDKKGFYSYSLLQDYPSISQINRKAREHDINIIFAVSPDMIKIYNSLSRSISGSSTGTLKDDSQNVVALVSSEYEKLVSSLEMIHTAPKIIDVKYFTRCLNQTGDLRESKKCEGLRVGNVVEFEVELNVIECPEDPKDWNQTVEIKPRGLNENLIIDVEIICDCSCERPEHSDYRPNAAECRNSGTLVCGICDCNSGFYGKQCECIINKIDADSPIFMDDCKADNQTTEICSGHGSCICGVCECEIRPNSKEIFYGQYCECDNFSCKRNEGKICGGRERGNCVCGTCDCIPPWGGEACECKQSNNTCISPPRSGETVKICSGRGECICGKCHCHERNHIRFSGEFCEECTTCPAEQCKELKDCVECMAYNAGPLVKNGECNLCKHEVIFADVIEENQKDEETEAHICEIKGDEDCMFKFKYQFHKGDTRDNAIFKIQTQRERTCTKAINTFGVALGVVVSTVVIGSLILLMWKLFTIIHDKREYARFERERALAKWDRGENPLYKQATSTFSNPTFDETANNE, encoded by the exons ATGACATGGTGGacgacaattatttttctcttcctgACGACGCGATTCTTCGTGTTTGTATCCTCGGAATATTGGAATTTGGAGAACCTCTGCAAGTCTCAAGATACCTGTTCGAAATGCCTACAAACGCCGCAATGTGTCTGGTGCTCCATGACg ATATTTGGACAGAATGTGAACAATCTAGATCGTTGTGTATCCAAAGAAACGTATCAGAAAAAAGGTGATCTTTGGTGCTTACCATCAAACGTAGTAGACAAAAACAGCACCATGGAGATCACCGAAGATCGAATGTTATCTTCGAAAAAGGGCAAAGTTTCCGTTCAGATTCAACCTCAAAGGATACGTTTGCGTCTCAGACGAG gaGAGAAGTATCGAGTGACTGTTAAATACAGTCAGGCGGAGGATTATCCTGTGGATTTATATTATCTCATGGATCTATCCTATTCTATGGAGCCGTACAGAGATAAGTTATCAAAACTTGGCCTGCAGTTGGCCAAAGCTATGCAAAATCTCACGTCGAATTTCCGTATCGGATTTGGCAGTTTCGTAGATAAAGTCATTTTACCGATGACTAGCACGCAGCCTGACAA ATTGAAGTCTCCAtgtaatttgagaaataaaaatgtacctTGTGCACCACCTTACAACTATAAAAATCAGATGCCTCTTACCGAGAACATAACTCTATTTAAG GATCAGGTACAGGCGGCACCGGTGTCAGGTAATTTGGACACTCCCGAAGGTGGGTTCGACGCATTGATGCAGGTCATGGTATGCACTAAGGAAATCGGCTGGCGCCAAAAAGCTCGTCATCTTATCGTGTTCTCAACCGACGCGACATACCACATCGCTGGAGATGGTAAG CTTGCAGGGATTATAGAGCCTAACGATTGTATGTGTCACTTGGACAAAAAAGGATTTTATAGTTACTCTCTTCTACAGGATTACCCGTCGATTTCTCAG ATCAATAGAAAAGCGCGCGAgcatgatataaatattattttcgccGTATCTCCAGATatgatcaaaatttataactcaTTGAGTAGAAGTATTAGTGGATCCTCAACCGGAACTTTGAAAGACGATTCGCAGAACGTCGTTGCTTTAGTGAGCAGCGAATACGAG AAATTGGTAAGCTCGCTAGAAATGATCCACACAGCACCAAAGATAATcgatgttaaatattttacccGATGTTTAAACCAAACAGGCGATTTgagagaaagtaaaaaatgtgaaGGACTTCGTGTAGGCAACGTTGTTGAGTTTGAAGTTGAACTTAAC GTTATAGAGTGTCCAGAAGATCCCAAAGATTGGAACCAAACCGTAGAAATTAAACCCAGAGGCTTGAAcgagaatttaattatcgatGTGGAAATCATATGCGATTGTTCATGCGAGAGGCCTGAACATTCG GACTATCGGCCAAACGCTGCAGAGTGTAGAAATAGCGGCACACTAGTATGCGGCATCTGCGATTGCAATTCCGGTTTTTATGGAAAGCAATGTgaatgcataataaataaaatcgatgCTGACAGCCCGATCTTCATGGACGATTGCAAAGCTGACAATCAAACTACTGAAATCTGCAGCGGCCATGGTTCATGCATATGCGGCGTCTGCGAATGCGAAATACGACCAAATTCTAAGGAAATATTTTACGGACAATATTGCGAGTGCGACAATTTCTCTTGCAAACGTAATGAAGGCAAG ATCTGCGGCGGACGGGAACGGGGAAACTGCGTATGCGGTACCTGCGACTGCATACCGCCATGGGGTGGAGAGGCGTGCGAGTGCAAGCAGTCCAACAACACATGCATCTCGCCGCCGCGGTCAGGCGAGACTGTTAAGATTTGCAGCGGACGCGGCGAATGCATCTGCGGTAAATGCCATTGTCATGAACGGAACCATATTCGATTCTCCGGGGAATTTTGTGAAGAGTGTACT ACGTGTCCAGCGGAACAATGTAAGGAGTTGAAGGACTGTGTTGAGTGTATGGCGTACAATGCAGGACCGCTCGTGAAGAACGGAGAATGTAATTTATGCAAACACGAAGTCATATTC GCTGATGTCATAGAGGAGAATCAGAAAGACGAAGAAACCGAAGCCCacatttgtgaaataaaaggTGATGAAGATTGCATGTTTAAATTCAAATACCAGTTTCATAAAGGCGACACCAGAGACAATGCAATTTTCAAGATTCAAactcagagagagagaacctGCACAAAAGCCATTAATACGTtcg GTGTTGCGCTAGGCGTCGTCGTAAGTACCGTCGTCATCGGTTCCCTGATTCTCCTCATGTGGAAACTATTCACTATAATCCACGACAAGAGAGAATACGCTAGATTCGAGCGAGAACGTGCTCTCGCCAAGTGGGACAGG GGCGAGAATCCTCTCTACAAACAAGCGACGTCGACTTTCTCGAATCCGACGTTCGACGAAACCGCTaacaatgaataa
- the mop gene encoding tyrosine-protein phosphatase non-receptor type 23 yields MEAVPRLPMIWFQVKVSPEPTTFGPKLKQYIRDFYNEDPESYNNEIHQLESLRSMAVRPPVDMAGCVLLKKYYCQLHFLQSRFPMGKDGPAAVTFTWRDTYANMVCSLANIRFEMISILYNIGAIHSQLGARTERNSADGMKMACTHFQCAAWAFEHLKNSYPQPSGVDLAPELMTFMHQLCLAQAQECILEKSMLDNRKPTIVAKVAKQIVDYFTMALNTLEQGGSEDGTAVSDTVGTKIYKSWKRYVKFKKAYHSAVTYLYQGLAAEEQRKMGERVAFYNAALASLNEAHAIYDFANVKEEKAAVEESLTFTNDVIEGKRKAAKNENEFIYHEEVPEKETLPTVKGASLVKGISFNISDPEVSGQDIFARLVPMKVHEASSLYSEEKAKILRSVGAKVEEKDQYLNTFLTSLKLEHLNLWDPDIQTSDWECLPLPEELVERCAALNAKQHVIQDLIDIMGKLSETSQDVERVLKDISKLLLEEEQKEKKYQDAVGKRPPSIVATDLTREAKKYEEAHNKASESNQALHKAITMHVKNLKVLSQPLADLMAQIPSPTTYLLDQSSEKSQNAKEIEKMHTKELKRILSKVDEMRMQRLDLHTKLRDQIAQDDLTRLLVTATSESASLDRLFADQLSKHQSLVNLIEQNLAAQDNILTALTDVYAQTANVRKNVEEILKRREIMISSLINSYDAYEDLLAKSSKGLEFYRKLEINVAKLLQRVKSTCRVQEEEREQILAQDSKNTYEKTDATIPSTYDQGRTRSNNGLKLKDYLNNRAEGSSTGYQNPYYNFYKGHAATMPIDSTSKSLATDMADKNLIQSPSAIPGSASEIPSSSVKSSQHYYPATYNPADYRTNSPYAYGTQNYYENPIVSNTLNQNYLPTTNTNTTNVYQQPALSTPTANASNSNAQYPASSYVPNGQTLLAATTGQDKFRGVSHSNYNVSNTALQYDAYQSPTGYSSYNVATPYVPNQEAAAAAINSGTTEVPSQVQPVTQMPVSTIGVTISSTSSTDVQGQTYSIAQQAQQYNNQQKTTLGQEISHGDQNSIGSQQALSTTDNTLTQNYSLPPAGHPDMTYPQNYQNAAYYNPAENQRISYTHNTYDTATVVPPTQYMQSPQPNASNQPVHSITSTSEAPTSYPSNLHSVNPVQYSQQTNTEQSTQSYTDKTYAAYGTQVQMNAVAQNYPSTYQNYHNAAGVSYQQTNMLPGDTSNTYAYLNSSGGSEIIQSHTKPTTTVQSYSQSYQYSQQAPYSGYVQYPNYSQGQNYAYMQNTHGTNTMTYTYNPVSQAQVYSYASNPQGAQTSQALEATVPVTSTDVAAGNVYQQQETNARYTNAGNNTVSQTPSSQYSQVYQSQTGNDTYYTMPYGLQMQGQAGSVTKSESHTNYNQTYMQAVNSGTNTTTSANPMKLTTKSDELKSNVDLLADLDITINHAPLVPEVRPLSTVQKKEETVTNNTAEDDKTEKIDQDNPHKTEQEATVSTEDKSDHENLQIVWDTWYNDVQPKKDPLGEPAALQKFVNDVEKYEKFVDSLLVKTLSGATNLDIKWKEVQDFEEREDGKQSSTVALAHSSENRTVDCIPYDTTRVQISSSDISSYINASHIMEITQWIPTAFIITQTPLPDKLDVFWAMIWEQESEVIACLASNAQLNGELYWPISEDSNLDVGSFTISLKKIVNHTTYIQRTLSIQHNKKKSEKVVVHMQFLTWPSNGFPSSPGALLAFSSDVMTEQALRRCSPKPVVVHCLDGGSLSSLFLVAATTVCHIRAGCGIVDVPLVFKGLAKCRKQVVNKESLLFAYRLVLYHAQDILMKRGILSSTRSTFENFDGFKGNKEKGSKKSIQCHPSDDFLHNLGVGMHRSDSEQGKTQTTLTSDSTSSKNSTSSEKSNGGVLDPLSQLDPLWSIRR; encoded by the exons ATGGAGGCAGTGCCGAGATTGCCGATGATATGGTTTCAAGTAAAAGTTAGCCCGGAGCCGACTACTTTTGGACCAAAACTCAAACAG TACATAcgagatttttataatgagGATCCTGAGTCATACAACAATGAGATACATCAATTGGAAAGTTTACGCTCAATGGCAGTTAGACCACCCGTTGATATGGCTGGTTGTGTGTTGCTGAAGAAATATTACTGCCAATTACATTTCCTTCAGAGTAGATTTCCCATGGGCAAGGATGGTCCTGCTGCAGTCACATTTACATg gagAGACACTTATGCAAATATGGTGTGTTCATTGGCTAACATTCGTTTTGAAATGATatccattttatataatattggcGCGATACATAGTCAACTGGGCGCACGCACAGAAAGAAATAGTGCAGATGGAATGAAAATGGCATGTACTCATTTCCAATGTGCAGCTTGGGCTTTTGAGCACTTAAAAAATAGTTACCCTCAACCATCCGGTGTGGATCTAGCGCCAGAATTAATGACTTTTATGCATCAGCTCTGTTTGGCACAAGCTCAAGAATGCATATTGGAAAAGAGCATGTTGGATAATCGTAAACCGACAATTGTAG cAAAAGTCGCGAAGCAAATAGTAGACTACTTTACCATGGCATTAAACACATTGGAGCAAGGTGGAAGTGAAGATGGAACTGCTGTATCTGATACCGTGGGTACCAAGATTTATAAG AGCTGGAAACGTTATGTGAAGTTTAAAAAGGCGTATCACTCAGCTGTCACATATCTTTATCAAGGTCTTGCCGCTGAGGAACAAAGAAAAATGGGAGAGCGAGTAGCTTTTTATAATGCTGCATTAGCGTCTCTTAATGAGGCACATGCAATTTATGATTTCGCTAacgtaaaagaagaaaaagccGCAGTGGAAGAATCACTTACATTCACAAATGATGTGAtagaaggaaagagaaaagctGCTAAAAACGagaatgaatttatttatcatgagGAAGTGCCGGAAAAGGAAACTCTTCCTACAGTGAAAGGTGCTTCTTTAGTCAAAGGAATATCCTTCAATATAAGTGATCCGGAGGTATCAGGACAAGATATATTTGCGAG attagTTCCTATGAAAGTGCATGAAGCTAGTTCTCTTTATTCGGAAGAAAAGGCAAAAATATTGCGTTCTGTTGGAGCAAAAGTCGAGGAAAAGGATCAATATCTCAACACTTTTCTGACTTCCTTAAAGTTGGAACACTTGAATTTGTGGGATCCTGATATACAAACTTCAGATTGGGAATGCTTACCTCTCCCAGAAGAATTAGTCGAACGATGCGCGGCACTTAACGCAAAACAACATGTCATTCAAGATTTGATAGATATTATGGGAAAATTATCCGAAACAAGTCAAGATGTTGAGAGAGTACTAAAGGATATATCGAAACTTCTATTGGAAGAGGAACAAAA agaaaagaaatatcaagATGCAGTAGGTAAGAGGCCACCGTCTATAGTAGCGACAGATTTAACAAGAGAAGCTAAAAAATACGAAGAAGCACATAATAAGGCTTCTGAGAGCAATCAGGCTCTTCATAaagcaataacaatgcatgtGAAAAACTTAAAAGTTCTCTCGCAACCGTTGGCTGATTTAATGGCGCAGATTCCTTCACCGACCACATATCTCTTGG atCAAAGTTCCGAAAAATCACAAAACGCAaaagaaatagagaaaatGCATACTAAAGAATTGAAACGTATATTGAGTAAAGTAGATGAAATGCGAATGCAGAGACTTGATTTGCATACTAAATTACGGGATCAAATTGCGCAGGATGATTTAACACGTTTATTGGTCACAGCAACATCCGAATCTGCTTCTCTGGATCGTTTATTTGCAGATCAGCTTAGCAAGCATCAAAGTTTG GTAAACTTAATAGAGCAAAATCTTGCTGCacaagataatatattaacgGCTTTAACAGACGTATACGCGCAGACCGCTAACGTACGAAAGAATGTCGAGGAGATACTAAAACGTAGAGAAATTATGATATCCTCTTTGATTAATTCTTATGACGCATACGAGGATCTACTAGCAAAATCGAGCAAGGGCTTAGAATTCTATaggaaattagaaataaatgttgCGAAGTTATTACAACGAGTTAAAAGTACGTGTAGAGTGCAAGAGGAAGAGCGGGAGCAAATACTTGCTCAGGATAGTAAGAACACATACGAGAAGACTGATGCGACAATACCGTCGACCTACGATCAAGGACGTACTCGATCTAACAATGGCctgaaattaaaagattactTGAACAACAGAGCAGAAGGCAGTAGTACTGGTTATCAGAATccatattacaatttttacaaaggGCATGCTGCAACGATGCCAATCGATTCAACATCGAAGTCACTGGCGACTGACATGGcagacaaaaatttaattcaatctcCAAGTGCAATACCCGGAAGTGCATCGGAAATTCCGTCTTCGTCTGTGAAATCCTCGCAACACTACTACCCCGCAACATACAACCCTGCCGATTACAGAACAAATTCTCCGTACGCGTACGGCACTCAGAACTATTACGAAAATCCAATTGTCAGCAATACTCTGAATCAGAATTATTTACCAACCACTAATACGAACACTACGAACGTCTACCAGCAACCAGCCTTGTCCACGCCAACTGCTAATGCATCTAATTCGAATGCGCAGTATCCTGCAAGCTCCTACGTACCAAATGGACAAACTCTACTTGCGGCCACCACCGGACAAGATAAATTTCGCGGCGTCTCGCATTCTAACTACAACGTCTCTAATACTGCTTTGCAATACGATGCATATCAGTCGCCAACCGGTTACAGTagttacaatgttgcaacgcCGTACGTTCCCAATCAAGAAGCAGCTGCCGCTGCAATTAATAGCGGAACAACAGAGGTGCCATCGCAGGTTCAACCAGTGACGCAGATGCCTGTCTCTACGATCGGTGTAACCATAAGTAGCACGTCGTCGACGGATGTTCAAGGGCAAACTTACAGTATTGCGCAGCAAGCTcagcaatataataatcaacaGAAGACAACTTTAGGCCAAGAAATATCTCACGGTGATCAGAACTCCATTGGATCTCAGCAGGCGCTATCAACGACGGATAATACACTGACGCAGAACTATTCACTGCCTCCAGCTGGCCATCCCGACATGACGTATCCCCAAAATTATCAGAATGCCGCGTATTACAATCCAGCGGAAAACCAACGAATCTCATATACTCACAATACATACGACACCGCAACTGTCGTTCCTCCGACGCAATATATGCAATCGCCGCAACCGAATGCCAGCAATCAGCCTGTACACTCTATAACATCGACAAGTGAGGCTCCGACGTCGTATCCCTCGAATTTACACAGCGTTAATCCTGTCCAGTATTCGCAGCAAACCAATACAGAGCAGAGTACGCAGAGTTATACGGATAAAACGTATGCCGCGTACGGTACGCAGGTGCAAATGAACGCTGTCGCTCAAAATTATCCAAGTacttatcaaaattatcacaACGCCGCTGGTGTGTCGTATCAACAGACCAACATGCTACCCGGAGACACGTCTAACACTTATGCTTATTTAAACAGCTCAGGTGGCTCGGAAATAATACAGAGCCACACGAAACCAACAACAACAGTGCAGAGTTATTCGCAATCGTATCAATACTCGCAGCAAGCTCCTTATTCGGGCTACGTGCAATATCCGAATTATTCGCAAGGCCAAAATTATGCCTACATGCAAAATACCCATGGAACCAACACAATGACGTATACGTACAATCCCGTTAGTCAAGCTCAAGTTTATAGTTACGCCTCTAATCCCCAAGGTGCACAGACTTCTCAAGCATTAGAGGCGACAGTTCCGGTGACGTCCACCGACGTTGCGGCTGGTAATGTTTATCAGCAGCAGGAAACAAATGCAAGATATACGAATGCGGGCAACAATACTGTCAGTCAAACACCGTCATCACAGTACAGCCAAGTTTATCAGTCTCAGACAGGGAACGACACGTATTATACTATGCCTTACGGTCTTCAAATGCAAGGTCAAG ctGGTTCGGTTACGAAATCTGAAAGTCACACCAATTACAATCAGACTTACATGCAGGCCGTCAATAGCGGGACAAACACAACAACAAGTGCTAATCCAATGAAACTCACAACCAAATCCGATGAACTAAAATCAAATGTTGATCTTCTTGCTGATCTCGACATTACTATAAATCATGCGCCTCTCGTGCCGGAGGTACGACCTCTTTCCACAGTGCAGAAAAAAGAGGAGACGGTAACAAACAATACTGCGGAAGATGATAAGACGGAAAAAATCGATCAAGATAACCCCCATAAGACTGAACAAGAGGCAACGGTTTCTACTGAGGATAAAAGTGATcatgaaaatttacaaattgtatGGGATACTTGGTACAATGACGTTCAACCGAAAAAGGATCCTTTAGGAGAACCAGCGGCATTACAAAAGTTTGTCAATGACGttgagaaatatgaaaaattcgtGGATAGTTTACTCGTGAAAACTCTAAGCGGAGCTACGAATCTTGATATTAAGTGGAAAGAAGTTCAAGACTTTGAA GAACGAGAAGATGGAAAACAGTCAAGTACTGTAGCGTTGGCTCATTCGTCTGAAAATCGAACGGTCGATTGTATTCCATATGATACTACACGAGTGCAAATATCATCGTCAGATATTTCGTCGTATATAAATGCATCTCATATTATGGAAATCACGCAATGGATACCTACAGCATTTATTATAACTCAAACGCCATTACCAGATAAATTGGACGTTTTTTGGGCAATGATTTGGGAACAAGAGAGCGAAGTTATTGCGTGTTTAGCATCTAATGCCCAG CTGAATGGAGAGTTATACTGGCCCATAAGTGAAGACAGCAATTTGGATGTAGGAAGTTTTACAATCTCGTTAAAAAAGATAGTTAATCACACAACCTACATTCAAAGAACACTTTCCatacaacataataaaaagaaatctgaAAAAGTCGTTGTACATATGCAGTTTCTTACGTGGCCTTCTAA TGGTTTTCCAAGTAGCCCCGGTGCTCTACTTGCATTTTCAAGCGATGTGATGACAGAGCAGGCATTAAGACGTTGCTCTCCCAAGCCCGTAGTTGTACATTGTTTAGATGGCGGCTCGTTAAGTAGTTTGTTTTTAGTAGCTGCTACAACAGTATGTCATATACGAGCGGGTTGTGGAATCGTGGATGTTCCACTGGTTTTCAAAGGCCTTGCAAAATGCCGCAAACAAGTCGTAAATAAAGAATCGTTGTTATTTGCTTATAGACTGGTATTATATCACGCTCAGGACATTTTAATGAAAC GTGGAATTTTGTCATCTACTCGATCCACATTTGAGAATTTTGACGGATTCAAAGGAAACAAGGAAAAAGGATCAAAGAAATCAATACAGTGTCATCCTTCGGATGATTTTCTTCACAATCTTGGCGTAGGAATGCATCGTTCTGATTCTGAACAAG GAAAAACGCAAACAACTTTAACAAGTGATAGTACATCAAGTAAAAATTCAACATCGTCAGAAAAATCTAATGGCGGAGTTCTCGATCCTTTAAGCCAATTGGATCCTTTGTGGTCTATCAGAAgataa